A part of Thermotoga petrophila RKU-1 genomic DNA contains:
- a CDS encoding PspC domain-containing protein, with translation MKQLKRSRKNRIIAGVCGGFAEYFNVDPTLVRLIWVLITLAWGAGLLLYIIAWLIIPEEEGKTESEEKPLQNAEGLKVLVGGLLIFLGIVFLASAFFPIFFGVAWKVVLGVLLVIFGVLLLLRRDEK, from the coding sequence ATGAAACAGCTCAAAAGGTCCAGAAAGAACAGGATCATAGCGGGTGTTTGTGGAGGTTTTGCGGAGTACTTCAACGTCGATCCGACTCTCGTAAGATTGATCTGGGTTCTCATCACACTCGCGTGGGGAGCGGGTCTTCTGCTCTACATAATCGCCTGGTTGATCATACCTGAGGAAGAGGGGAAAACAGAAAGCGAAGAAAAACCACTTCAAAACGCAGAAGGGTTGAAAGTGTTAGTCGGTGGCCTTCTCATCTTCTTGGGAATTGTCTTTCTCGCGTCCGCTTTTTTCCCAATCTTCTTCGGTGTGGCATGGAAGGTGGTTCTTGGCGTTCTGTTAGTGATCTTTGGTGTTCTCCTTCTTCTGAGGAGAGATGAAAAATGA
- the zwf gene encoding glucose-6-phosphate dehydrogenase yields the protein MKCKLGLERCPDDILRCFPKIEQSFGVVIFGASGDLTKRKLIPALNRLFEAGILPDRFFVLGAARTNMDDEEFRSRFEAHPDFLRHCSYISVDYHNPESFKSLKNTIEGFMKRINSNNLVFYLAVPPDLYIPILENLSKAGLNRKPARVVIEKPFGKDLESARKLEDTLQKHFQEDQIFRIDHYLGKETVQNILVFRFANFIFEEIWNNKFVDHVQITMAEDIGVEHRAGYFENVGLLRDIFQNHMLQVFALIAMEPPSSFNGENFRNERVKLLRSIRPLPVKELENWIVRGQYGRGVVNGKEVPAYKEEPGVAEDSNVETFVAMKLFVDNWRWSGVPFYLRAGKRLCRKITEVAVVFKKIPHSIFAGVPSDELEPNTIVFTIQPNEGISLEFQVKRPCPGMFPQLLSMDFKYENYFGVKLPDAYERLLLDVILGDATLFMRRDDLEVSWELLDPVLKAWEDDPVRFSLNIYPAGTWGPKEADLLIERDGRKWRKL from the coding sequence ATGAAATGCAAACTGGGGTTAGAGAGGTGTCCAGATGATATCCTCCGGTGTTTCCCCAAGATTGAGCAATCCTTCGGAGTGGTGATTTTCGGTGCTTCTGGTGACCTCACAAAGAGAAAGCTCATTCCTGCTTTAAACAGGTTGTTCGAAGCAGGCATTCTACCTGATCGTTTTTTTGTTCTCGGTGCGGCACGAACGAATATGGATGATGAAGAATTCAGATCCAGATTCGAAGCTCATCCTGACTTTTTGAGACATTGCAGTTACATCAGCGTGGATTATCATAATCCCGAGAGCTTCAAATCGTTGAAAAACACCATCGAGGGTTTCATGAAAAGAATCAATTCCAACAATTTGGTTTTCTATCTCGCTGTTCCACCGGATCTTTACATCCCTATTTTGGAAAATCTCTCGAAAGCTGGATTGAACAGGAAACCCGCGCGCGTCGTGATTGAAAAACCGTTCGGGAAAGATTTGGAGTCAGCCAGAAAACTGGAAGACACTCTTCAGAAACACTTCCAAGAAGATCAGATTTTCAGAATTGATCATTACCTTGGAAAAGAAACCGTTCAGAATATATTGGTGTTCAGATTTGCCAACTTCATATTCGAGGAGATCTGGAACAACAAGTTCGTGGATCACGTTCAGATCACGATGGCCGAAGACATAGGAGTCGAACACAGGGCAGGATATTTTGAAAACGTAGGACTCCTCAGAGATATCTTCCAGAACCACATGCTTCAGGTCTTCGCACTGATCGCCATGGAACCCCCTTCCTCTTTCAATGGAGAAAATTTCAGAAACGAGCGGGTGAAGCTTCTCAGATCGATCAGACCACTCCCTGTAAAGGAGCTGGAAAACTGGATTGTCAGAGGTCAGTATGGAAGAGGGGTTGTAAACGGGAAAGAAGTTCCGGCTTACAAAGAGGAACCTGGAGTGGCTGAAGACTCCAATGTGGAAACCTTCGTTGCCATGAAACTCTTTGTAGACAACTGGAGATGGAGCGGTGTACCCTTCTATCTGAGGGCAGGAAAAAGACTCTGTAGAAAAATAACAGAGGTCGCCGTTGTTTTCAAGAAGATTCCTCACTCTATCTTTGCCGGTGTACCTTCAGACGAACTGGAACCGAACACGATAGTTTTCACTATACAGCCGAACGAGGGTATTTCTCTGGAATTTCAGGTAAAAAGGCCCTGTCCCGGCATGTTTCCACAGCTTCTCAGTATGGATTTCAAATACGAGAATTACTTCGGTGTGAAACTACCAGACGCTTATGAGAGGCTTCTTCTGGACGTTATACTTGGAGATGCCACGCTCTTCATGAGAAGAGACGACCTCGAAGTTTCCTGGGAACTTCTCGATCCCGTTCTGAAAGCCTGGGAGGATGACCCCGTTCGTTTCTCTCTCAATATATACCCAGCGGGAACGTGGGGACCGAAAGAAGCCGATCTCCTCATAGAGAGGGACGGTAGAAAATGGAGAAAACTGTGA
- the pgl gene encoding 6-phosphogluconolactonase, producing MEKTVIYLLEDGYVDFVVEKIHKKMKKLLEEKEKIFAVLAGGRTPLPVYEKLAEQKLPWNCIHFFLSDERYVPIDSDQSNFRNINEVLFSRAKIPSSNVHYIDTSLSIKKACEKYEREIRSITDQFDLAILGMGPDGHVASIFDLETGNKDVFVTFTDPSGDPEVPRVTLTFRALNTSRYVLFLIRGKEKINRLAEILKEEPLPAYFVRGKEKTVWLVGK from the coding sequence ATGGAGAAAACTGTGATATACCTGCTTGAAGACGGGTACGTTGATTTTGTCGTCGAGAAAATTCATAAGAAAATGAAAAAGCTTCTCGAAGAAAAGGAGAAGATCTTCGCCGTCCTCGCTGGTGGAAGGACCCCCCTTCCCGTTTATGAGAAACTGGCAGAACAGAAACTCCCATGGAATTGTATCCACTTCTTTTTGAGCGATGAGAGGTATGTGCCCATCGACTCAGATCAAAGCAATTTCAGGAACATAAATGAGGTCCTTTTCAGCAGAGCAAAGATCCCTTCCAGTAATGTTCACTACATTGACACTTCCCTTTCCATTAAAAAAGCCTGCGAGAAATATGAAAGGGAAATAAGATCGATCACCGACCAGTTCGACCTCGCTATTCTGGGGATGGGTCCCGATGGCCATGTTGCGTCCATATTCGATCTTGAAACGGGAAACAAGGATGTCTTTGTGACCTTCACTGACCCTTCTGGTGACCCTGAGGTTCCCAGAGTCACCCTGACGTTTCGTGCACTGAACACATCGCGGTACGTACTCTTTCTCATCAGGGGAAAAGAAAAGATAAACAGACTAGCGGAAATTCTAAAGGAAGAACCTCTTCCTGCCTACTTTGTGAGGGGCAAAGAGAAGACCGTCTGGCTTGTGGGAAAATAA
- a CDS encoding ABC transporter permease — protein sequence MISEKVFKPVFKLFRRRTGVLAFVGMIILLFYIFLAIFAPVLAPYDPTVRVGRSLQPPSEKHIFGTDNLGRDVFSRVIYGSRVALMVAFLAVAIASTIGIPLGLISGYVGGVFDRVLTLVMDAVYSFPGLILAIAVAAVLGPGMMNIAVSIAVVYAPTYFRVVRNQVASVKNELYVEAARALGAKDWEILVKYVLPNVFPSIVVVLSMNLADAIMTEAGLSFLGLGIAPPTPDWGFDLSNGQRFILSRAWWGVLFPGLAIITSVLGFSMFSEGLSEILNPNIGERSK from the coding sequence GTGATCTCTGAGAAAGTCTTCAAGCCAGTCTTCAAACTGTTCAGACGAAGAACGGGTGTTTTGGCTTTTGTTGGAATGATCATTCTTTTGTTTTACATCTTTCTGGCCATTTTTGCTCCTGTTCTTGCCCCCTACGATCCCACTGTGCGAGTGGGAAGGTCTTTGCAACCTCCTTCAGAGAAACACATATTCGGTACTGACAATCTCGGAAGGGATGTCTTCAGCAGGGTGATCTATGGCTCGAGAGTCGCTCTGATGGTGGCGTTCCTTGCCGTTGCCATAGCGTCCACGATAGGTATTCCCCTCGGTTTGATTTCTGGATACGTTGGAGGGGTTTTCGACCGTGTTTTAACCCTTGTTATGGATGCTGTTTATTCTTTTCCGGGTCTGATTCTTGCCATAGCAGTTGCGGCAGTTTTGGGACCTGGAATGATGAACATAGCCGTTTCGATTGCCGTTGTTTATGCCCCCACGTATTTCAGAGTGGTGAGAAACCAGGTTGCGAGCGTGAAAAACGAGCTTTACGTGGAAGCGGCAAGAGCACTCGGTGCGAAAGATTGGGAAATTCTGGTTAAATACGTGCTTCCCAACGTTTTTCCATCGATTGTGGTGGTTCTCTCCATGAACCTCGCTGATGCGATCATGACAGAAGCGGGTCTCAGTTTCCTTGGGCTTGGAATAGCCCCTCCCACTCCGGACTGGGGATTCGATCTCAGCAACGGTCAGAGGTTCATCTTGAGCAGAGCCTGGTGGGGTGTGTTGTTTCCTGGACTTGCAATCATCACTTCCGTTCTTGGTTTTTCCATGTTCAGTGAAGGGTTGAGCGAAATTCTCAATCCGAATATCGGGGAGAGAAGCAAATGA
- a CDS encoding ABC transporter ATP-binding protein, giving the protein MKVLELENVSVRYKTEEKTVNAVENISFHLEKGETLGLVGESGCGKSTLGFSIMRLLPKGTKIDGSIKIEGTDISSLSDEEMRQIRGSKVAMIFQDPMTSLNPILRIEDHFVEMILTHRPELSKEDARELAAKALEDVGINRNRLKDYPFQFSGGMRQRVMIALSIVLNPAVLIADEPTTSLDVIVQAQIMELLEKLTKEHKTAMILITHDMGLVAEAADRIGVMYAGHLVELASKERIFTNPLHPYTVGLLRSIPNTDVNDRELRYIPGSPPDLSNPPEGCRFAPRCEKAMKICWEKEPPEFEIDGTRVKCWLYGGDQNGTD; this is encoded by the coding sequence ATGAAGGTGCTCGAGCTGGAAAACGTGAGCGTGAGATACAAAACTGAAGAAAAAACTGTGAACGCCGTCGAAAACATCTCCTTCCACCTGGAGAAAGGAGAAACCCTGGGTCTCGTCGGTGAATCCGGTTGTGGAAAGTCTACCCTCGGTTTTTCCATAATGCGACTTCTTCCAAAGGGAACGAAGATTGATGGAAGCATAAAAATCGAAGGGACAGATATTTCATCTCTTTCGGACGAGGAAATGAGACAGATAAGAGGTTCAAAAGTTGCGATGATTTTCCAGGATCCGATGACGTCGCTCAATCCGATTCTCAGAATAGAGGATCATTTTGTGGAGATGATCCTCACCCACAGACCTGAACTGAGCAAAGAAGACGCCAGAGAACTCGCAGCGAAGGCCCTGGAAGATGTTGGAATAAACAGAAACAGACTGAAGGATTACCCGTTTCAGTTCAGTGGAGGAATGAGACAGAGGGTGATGATCGCCCTCTCCATAGTTCTCAATCCCGCTGTTTTGATCGCCGATGAACCCACCACATCTTTGGATGTGATAGTTCAGGCTCAGATAATGGAACTGCTCGAGAAGCTGACGAAAGAGCACAAAACCGCCATGATTCTGATCACCCACGATATGGGGCTGGTCGCGGAAGCCGCAGACAGAATAGGTGTGATGTACGCAGGGCACCTCGTGGAACTCGCATCGAAAGAGAGGATATTCACCAATCCTCTTCATCCATACACCGTTGGTCTTCTGAGGTCTATTCCGAACACGGATGTGAACGATAGAGAACTGAGATACATTCCCGGCTCTCCCCCTGATCTTTCGAATCCCCCTGAAGGTTGCAGGTTCGCTCCAAGATGTGAGAAGGCAATGAAAATTTGCTGGGAGAAAGAACCACCGGAGTTTGAAATAGATGGAACGCGCGTGAAATGCTGGCTTTACGGAGGAGATCAGAATGGCACTGATTGA
- a CDS encoding ABC transporter ATP-binding protein produces the protein MALIEVQNLKKYFPVKQGPIDVLLRKPRKFVKAVDGVNFQIDEGKSLGLVGESGSGKTTTGRVILRLEEPTDGKIIFDGRDITKLSKEEMRKLRKEMQIIFQDPMASLNPYMRVGKAIEHALEIHGIGDRSSRKEMVFEMLRRVNLEPAEDIYRRYPRELSGGQRQRVVIARALILKPRLVVADEAVAMLDVSVRSQLLRLLQDLRKEFNLTMLFITHDLATTKYVCDEIAVMYLGKIVEVGDFEDIYLNPKHPYTQALISAVPEPSLKKKKKFIPEGETPNPIDVPSGCRFHPRCPYRMDICMKEEPQLKVVEENHKVACHLYN, from the coding sequence ATGGCACTGATTGAAGTGCAGAACCTTAAAAAGTATTTCCCTGTGAAACAGGGACCAATAGATGTGCTTTTGAGAAAACCCAGGAAGTTTGTGAAAGCGGTGGATGGTGTGAATTTTCAGATTGATGAAGGAAAGAGTCTGGGGCTGGTGGGGGAGTCGGGATCCGGAAAAACCACAACGGGAAGAGTCATTCTGAGACTTGAAGAACCCACCGATGGCAAAATCATTTTTGATGGTAGAGACATCACAAAACTCTCAAAAGAAGAAATGAGGAAGCTGAGAAAAGAGATGCAGATCATCTTTCAAGATCCAATGGCCTCTCTGAACCCATACATGAGGGTGGGAAAAGCCATAGAACACGCCCTTGAAATTCACGGAATCGGAGACAGATCGTCGAGAAAAGAGATGGTGTTTGAGATGTTGAGGAGAGTGAATCTGGAACCCGCGGAGGATATCTACAGAAGGTATCCGAGGGAGCTTTCTGGTGGTCAGAGGCAGAGGGTAGTCATCGCCCGTGCTTTGATTTTGAAACCCCGCCTCGTGGTGGCCGATGAAGCGGTGGCTATGCTCGATGTTTCCGTGAGATCACAACTGCTGAGACTCCTTCAGGACCTCAGAAAGGAATTCAACCTCACCATGCTCTTCATCACACACGATCTCGCCACGACAAAATACGTCTGCGATGAAATCGCGGTGATGTACCTCGGAAAGATCGTGGAGGTCGGTGATTTTGAGGACATATACCTCAATCCAAAGCATCCTTACACACAGGCTCTTATATCCGCCGTACCGGAACCTTCTCTCAAGAAGAAAAAGAAGTTCATCCCTGAGGGAGAAACACCAAACCCGATAGACGTGCCATCTGGATGCAGGTTCCACCCGCGCTGCCCTTACAGAATGGATATCTGTATGAAAGAAGAACCTCAACTCAAGGTTGTGGAGGAAAATCACAAGGTGGCATGTCATCTTTACAACTGA
- a CDS encoding ABC transporter substrate-binding protein produces the protein MKKLVWLFLILTVTLSFAAKDIIVVGTTDKIRTLDPANCYDYFSSNILQNVMVGLVDYEIGTSVLKPVLAERWEVDETGTVYTFYLRKDAKFEDGTPIDAHVFKYSFDRVMKLNGDPAFLLSDVVEKTEVVDDYTFRVTLKYPFSAFVSVLGYTVAYPVNPKVYPVDSFYEGIPSASGPYRVKEWIRDVRIVLEANPNYFGEKPKTKTIVINFYENASTLRLALETGEIDVAYRHLDPRDVIDLEGREDIVVYKGNSPQIRYLVINVTQPPFDNVKVRQALAYAVNRDVIVEDVFVGLAKPLYSMIPEGMWGHKDVFPKRELEKAKALLKEAGYDEKNPFVIDLWYTPSHYGTTEADVAQVLKESFEETGVIKVNLKYAEWSTYVEYFLNGTMGFFLLGWYPDYLDPDDYVWPFLSESGAKSLGSFYSNPEVENLMIEARKFTDLEKRTEIYYKVQEILARDVPYIPLWQGVATCAAKKQVKGILLEPTQIFRYYILYWED, from the coding sequence ATGAAAAAGTTAGTCTGGTTGTTTTTGATCCTGACAGTAACGCTCTCCTTCGCGGCAAAAGACATCATCGTGGTGGGTACAACGGACAAAATCAGAACTCTCGATCCTGCCAACTGTTACGATTACTTTTCTTCCAACATCCTTCAAAACGTCATGGTTGGATTGGTTGATTACGAAATAGGAACAAGCGTTCTCAAACCCGTTCTGGCGGAGAGATGGGAAGTCGATGAAACAGGAACGGTTTACACGTTCTATCTGAGAAAGGATGCAAAGTTCGAGGATGGAACACCCATCGATGCTCACGTCTTTAAGTACTCTTTCGACAGAGTGATGAAACTGAATGGAGATCCGGCATTCTTACTCTCTGATGTCGTCGAAAAAACAGAAGTAGTGGATGACTACACCTTCCGTGTAACTCTGAAGTACCCATTCTCCGCGTTCGTCTCTGTCCTCGGTTACACCGTTGCGTATCCGGTGAACCCGAAGGTCTATCCAGTCGATTCCTTCTACGAAGGTATCCCGTCTGCATCCGGCCCCTACAGGGTCAAAGAATGGATCAGAGATGTGAGAATCGTTCTCGAAGCGAATCCGAACTACTTTGGTGAAAAGCCAAAGACAAAGACCATCGTGATCAATTTCTACGAGAACGCTTCCACACTCAGATTGGCACTCGAGACGGGAGAAATCGATGTTGCTTACAGACATCTCGACCCCAGAGATGTTATCGATCTCGAGGGAAGAGAAGACATCGTCGTTTACAAAGGTAACAGTCCACAGATCAGATATCTGGTGATCAACGTCACACAGCCCCCGTTCGACAACGTGAAGGTGAGGCAGGCACTAGCTTATGCGGTGAACAGAGACGTCATAGTTGAAGACGTGTTCGTGGGGCTTGCAAAACCGTTGTACTCGATGATCCCGGAAGGCATGTGGGGACACAAGGACGTATTCCCGAAGAGGGAGCTCGAAAAAGCGAAAGCTCTTCTCAAAGAAGCAGGCTATGACGAGAAAAATCCTTTTGTGATAGACCTGTGGTACACACCTTCACACTACGGAACGACAGAAGCGGATGTTGCCCAGGTGTTGAAGGAATCGTTCGAAGAAACGGGTGTCATAAAAGTGAATCTCAAGTACGCAGAGTGGTCCACTTACGTGGAGTACTTCCTGAACGGAACGATGGGTTTCTTCCTCCTCGGATGGTACCCCGATTACCTTGATCCGGACGATTACGTGTGGCCGTTCCTCAGTGAAAGCGGTGCAAAATCCCTCGGTAGCTTCTACTCGAATCCTGAGGTAGAAAACCTGATGATAGAAGCAAGGAAATTCACTGATCTGGAAAAGAGAACAGAAATCTACTACAAAGTCCAAGAGATCCTTGCAAGGGATGTTCCTTACATACCGCTCTGGCAGGGAGTTGCAACCTGTGCAGCGAAAAAACAGGTGAAAGGAATTCTGCTTGAACCCACACAGATATTCAGATACTACATACTCTACTGGGAAGATTGA
- a CDS encoding ABC transporter permease translates to MSLKNYVITRILLAVPMIFILLALIFLVLRIIPGDPVLAILGGKAPKEVIEQKRHELGLDKPIIVQFFDYIGDLLKGDLGKSTLTGRPVWEEIKERFPATLELTLFAFIVAVLIGIFWGSFAAYKRDSGVDIGARMFSMVMYAVPVFWFGLMMQYIFGVILRWLPVGGRLSPTMNLKVITGIYSIDALFTGNWEALKDVFEHLLLPGLTLGLVISSVFVRMVRNNTVLTLAQDFVKAARARGLKERVILFRYALKNALVPIFTMMGLQFALLLGGAVLTETTFSWPGLGSYLVMKIRYRDFPAIQGTVVFFALIVVVISILVDVINALIDPRVRY, encoded by the coding sequence ATGTCCCTTAAAAACTACGTGATAACAAGAATCCTCCTTGCTGTTCCCATGATATTCATTCTTCTGGCACTCATATTCCTGGTGCTCAGGATCATACCCGGGGATCCGGTGCTCGCTATTCTCGGAGGAAAAGCACCGAAGGAAGTCATCGAACAGAAGAGACACGAGCTCGGTCTCGATAAACCCATCATCGTCCAGTTTTTCGATTACATTGGAGATCTTCTCAAAGGTGATCTGGGAAAATCTACACTGACGGGAAGACCCGTTTGGGAAGAAATAAAGGAGAGATTTCCCGCGACTTTGGAACTGACACTCTTCGCTTTCATCGTAGCCGTCCTCATAGGTATCTTTTGGGGGAGCTTCGCTGCGTACAAAAGAGACAGCGGTGTTGATATAGGTGCCAGGATGTTTTCAATGGTGATGTACGCGGTTCCGGTTTTCTGGTTCGGTTTGATGATGCAGTACATCTTCGGAGTTATCTTGAGATGGCTTCCCGTTGGTGGGCGATTGTCACCCACTATGAATTTGAAAGTGATAACGGGTATCTATTCGATAGATGCGCTTTTCACAGGAAATTGGGAAGCACTGAAAGACGTCTTCGAACATCTCTTACTTCCGGGACTCACACTCGGACTCGTGATCTCCAGCGTCTTTGTCCGTATGGTGAGGAACAACACCGTTCTAACACTGGCCCAGGATTTCGTGAAGGCGGCTCGTGCCCGCGGTTTGAAGGAGAGGGTAATTCTGTTCAGGTACGCCCTGAAAAACGCACTGGTACCCATCTTCACCATGATGGGTCTTCAGTTCGCTCTCCTTCTGGGAGGGGCGGTCCTCACAGAAACCACCTTCTCCTGGCCCGGTCTTGGAAGCTACCTTGTGATGAAGATCAGATACAGGGACTTCCCTGCCATACAGGGCACGGTTGTTTTCTTCGCTTTGATCGTGGTGGTGATAAGCATTCTCGTCGACGTGATCAACGCCTTGATAGATCCTAGGGTGAGATACTGA
- a CDS encoding NADP-dependent isocitrate dehydrogenase, producing the protein MEKIKVKNPIVELDGDEMARVMWKMIKEKLILPYLDVQLVYFDLGIKKRDETDDQITIEAAKAIKKYGVGVKCATITPDAERVKEYNLKKAWKSPNATIRAYLDGTVFRKPIMVKNVPPLVKRWKKPIIIGRHAYGDIYNAVEVKVEGPAEVELVVRNKENKTLLVHKFEGNGVVMAMHNLEKSIRSFAQSCINYAISEKVDIWFATKDTISKVYHAYFKDIFQEEVDKRKEELEKAGVNYRYMLIDDAAAQILRSEGGMLWACMNYEGDIMSDMIASGFGSLGLMTSVLVSPDGVYEFEAAHGTVRRHYYRYLKGEKTSTNPTASIFAWTGAIRKRGELDGTPEVCEFADKLEKAVINTIESGVITKDLQPFTEPSIDKYVTLEEFIDEVKKNLEKLL; encoded by the coding sequence GTGGAGAAGATCAAGGTTAAAAACCCCATTGTCGAACTCGACGGTGACGAGATGGCACGTGTGATGTGGAAGATGATCAAGGAAAAACTCATCCTTCCCTACCTCGACGTCCAGCTGGTTTACTTCGACCTCGGAATAAAGAAGAGAGACGAAACAGACGATCAGATCACGATCGAAGCAGCAAAAGCTATCAAAAAGTACGGTGTCGGCGTCAAGTGCGCCACGATCACCCCGGATGCGGAGAGGGTAAAGGAGTACAATCTGAAGAAAGCCTGGAAGAGTCCGAACGCAACGATCAGAGCGTACCTTGATGGAACGGTTTTCAGAAAACCCATCATGGTGAAAAACGTGCCACCACTAGTGAAGCGCTGGAAGAAACCGATCATCATAGGAAGGCACGCTTACGGTGACATATACAACGCTGTGGAAGTGAAAGTGGAAGGCCCGGCGGAAGTGGAACTCGTGGTCAGAAACAAAGAGAACAAAACACTCCTCGTACACAAATTCGAAGGAAACGGTGTGGTCATGGCGATGCACAACTTGGAGAAATCGATCAGAAGCTTCGCTCAGTCGTGTATAAACTACGCCATCTCTGAAAAGGTCGACATCTGGTTTGCGACGAAAGACACGATCTCCAAGGTGTACCACGCGTACTTCAAAGACATCTTCCAGGAAGAGGTCGACAAAAGAAAAGAAGAACTCGAAAAAGCCGGCGTGAACTACAGATACATGCTCATAGATGATGCGGCTGCACAGATTTTGAGAAGTGAAGGGGGTATGCTCTGGGCCTGTATGAACTACGAAGGGGACATCATGTCCGATATGATCGCTTCAGGATTCGGTAGTCTCGGTCTCATGACGTCGGTTCTCGTCTCCCCCGATGGCGTCTACGAGTTCGAAGCAGCCCACGGCACGGTGAGGAGACACTACTACAGATATCTGAAGGGAGAAAAGACCTCGACGAATCCAACCGCATCGATCTTCGCGTGGACGGGTGCCATAAGAAAGAGAGGAGAACTCGACGGAACACCGGAGGTGTGTGAATTCGCAGACAAACTGGAAAAGGCCGTGATAAACACCATAGAATCTGGTGTGATCACAAAAGACCTTCAGCCCTTCACAGAACCATCAATCGACAAGTATGTCACTCTCGAAGAGTTCATAGACGAAGTGAAGAAGAATCTCGAAAAATTACTGTGA
- a CDS encoding thioredoxin family protein, translated as MKRFLIIAILALSVISLALTLDDAYRLANITQRKLIMMFSSPTCYYCNLFKKEVFPKEDFQEILIPNFVFVELYATDEKTTLFAKEVLGEESVSYRDLFAGFGVRGTPTFFFFKGKEGLGYLPGYVDKDNFIKILKYVAQELKEDFQTYLKKDDPFVGEPLIIEISKEDADFVLKKDKNAVKVDTVPNEVRRDRIYVTDSPDVAKTLQEKGALRVLLVK; from the coding sequence GTGAAAAGGTTCTTAATCATCGCGATTTTGGCTTTGAGTGTGATCTCACTGGCCCTCACTTTAGATGATGCCTACAGACTCGCAAACATCACCCAGAGAAAGCTGATCATGATGTTCTCGAGTCCAACCTGTTACTACTGTAATCTGTTCAAGAAAGAAGTATTCCCGAAAGAAGATTTCCAGGAAATTCTGATTCCAAACTTCGTCTTCGTTGAGCTGTACGCCACAGATGAAAAAACCACACTCTTTGCGAAGGAAGTTCTGGGAGAGGAATCGGTTAGCTACAGGGATCTCTTCGCTGGATTTGGTGTGAGAGGAACGCCTACGTTTTTCTTTTTCAAGGGAAAAGAAGGTCTGGGATACCTTCCTGGCTACGTGGACAAAGACAACTTCATAAAGATTCTGAAATACGTCGCTCAGGAGTTGAAAGAAGACTTCCAGACCTACCTGAAGAAAGACGATCCGTTCGTGGGTGAGCCGTTGATCATCGAAATTTCCAAAGAAGACGCAGATTTCGTTCTGAAAAAAGATAAAAACGCTGTGAAAGTGGATACCGTACCGAACGAAGTGAGAAGAGACAGGATATACGTGACGGATTCACCTGATGTTGCAAAGACCCTTCAGGAAAAAGGCGCTCTCCGTGTTCTGCTCGTTAAATGA
- a CDS encoding cytochrome c biogenesis CcdA family protein — MSFAVAEVSYWMALGYGFLAFFSPCVLPLIPAFLGVLFASKGDFLKIIGFFVGISSLFSVIGVLFGLFGNFIPTYILTWISGLALVVFGLFYLFDVELVKMKKNPNVWRYKGEGFLNGFLLGGSVGLVWIPCSSPILGSILAIVASGREPVKGGVLLFLYSLGISIPFILMGGFVNRLLNRVSFKKPVWMNVLKVVGSLSLVLVGVLILTGRFITY, encoded by the coding sequence ATGAGTTTCGCCGTCGCAGAAGTGAGTTACTGGATGGCTCTCGGATATGGCTTTCTCGCATTTTTCAGTCCGTGTGTCCTGCCCCTGATCCCCGCTTTTCTTGGCGTACTCTTTGCCTCGAAAGGAGATTTCCTGAAGATCATAGGTTTTTTCGTGGGAATATCTTCTCTCTTTTCAGTCATAGGAGTCCTTTTTGGACTGTTTGGAAATTTCATTCCTACTTACATACTCACGTGGATTTCCGGGCTTGCTCTCGTAGTCTTTGGATTGTTTTACCTGTTCGATGTTGAACTTGTGAAGATGAAAAAGAATCCCAACGTGTGGCGCTACAAAGGGGAAGGATTCCTGAATGGTTTCTTACTCGGTGGTAGTGTGGGACTCGTGTGGATTCCCTGCTCGAGTCCTATACTGGGGAGTATCCTCGCGATAGTGGCGAGTGGAAGAGAACCGGTGAAGGGAGGAGTACTTCTTTTCCTTTACTCTCTGGGTATTTCGATTCCGTTCATACTGATGGGAGGATTCGTCAACAGACTTTTGAACCGCGTCAGTTTCAAAAAACCTGTGTGGATGAATGTTCTCAAAGTAGTGGGTTCTCTCTCACTCGTTCTCGTTGGAGTGCTCATTCTCACGGGAAGGTTCATCACATACTGA